One region of Mangifera indica cultivar Alphonso chromosome 3, CATAS_Mindica_2.1, whole genome shotgun sequence genomic DNA includes:
- the LOC123211597 gene encoding disease resistance protein RPS5-like — MEVVIGPITQILKFVGQLLWRYVLYYRQLNENMEILKRRLADLNSQKEDVEIRLRRQCHVGKLLRAEVNNWLENTQRINNEAENIERQVKKGKCLSRICFGMVVAKKIEIVKEHYWNGAFESFVIDAPLAARDVLPTTTLVSEATAKKTMNEVWEFLMGHEVMKIRVCRVGGVAGNLLKILKGRKIVLILDDMWEAFQLEEVGIPKPTKDNGCKLVITTHSQDVCHSMGCKIVQVRTFSEDEALRLFIDKVGFNISEVPTLKGFVKPVAEQFSGLPLAIVAIVGCMRGEYNICEWSNAFKKLSKSILSVKGMETNVPRQLQFNYDHLNSKKVQRCFLYCALYREDFHIPKEGLIVYWIAEGLVDERGSLQATNDAGYSILNRLINNCLLETADHERCVKMHDLTRDMALQITSNNPLFMIKAEEGLSELLGEQEWKENLEKVSLMGNYISKIPSNLSPNCRALSTLLLQRNPLEGIPELFFVNMLSLKILDLSYTQIANLPNSISNLKNLTALLLNHCEQLSEVPSLKKLSALENLDLGFTYIIEMPKGIGSLTKLRSLDLNLPAPVVLPTAMLHTHKHLQKLRIYYGSINSEPVLTSEEAIRFSDQAPKRYRLQVASCSEEVPVSEFFSLPEYGDYFPNVEGVNKFVTLYTVGEGEDLVVLPTNVQCLMVRVCPEISDIKDLMLGNYPDLKFLYLMDCWNLKKLVSPKLLPNLQNLEVIEV; from the exons ATGGAGGTTGTTATAGGGCCAATCACACAAATTCTGAAGTTCGTAGGGCAACTGTTATGGAGATATGTTTTGTATTATAGGCAACTTAATGAGAATATGGAAATTCTCAAAAGAAGATTGGCGGATTTAAATAGTCAAAAAGAAGATGTTGAAATAAGGTTGAGAAGACAGTGTCATGTGGGGAAATTACTTAGAGCTGAAGTCAACAATTGGTTGGAAAATACACAAAGGATTAATAATGAAgcagaaaatattgaaagacaagTTAAAAAGGGGAAATGTTTGTCACGCATATGTTTTGGGATGGTTGTTGCTAAGAAGATTGAAATAGTGAAAGAACATTACTGGAATGGTGCATTTGAGAGCTTTGTAATTGATGCACCTCTAGCTGCTAGAGACGTACTACCAACAACAACATTAGTCAGTGAAGCAACTGCAAAGAAAACCATGAATGAGGTTTGGGAATTTCTAATGGGTCATGAGGTGATGAAGATAAGAGTTTGCAGGGTGGGGGGAGTTG CTGGAAACTTGCTAAAAATTCTTAAAGGAAGAAAGATTGTGTTGATATTAGATGATATGTGGGAGGCATTTCAACTTGAGGAAGTGGGAATTCCTAAACCTACAAAAGACAATGGATGCAAATTAGTGATAACAACTCATTCACAAGATGTATGTCATTCCATGGGTTGCAAAATAGTACAGGTGAGGACTTTCTCAGAGGATGAGGCATTGAGGTTATTCATTGATAAAGTGGGATTTAATATTTCGGAAGTTCCAACTTTAAAAGGCTTTGTGAAACCTGTGGCCGAACAATTTTCTGGTTTACCCCTAGCAATCGTTGCAATAGTTGGTTGCATGAGGGGAGAATATAACATTTGTGAATGGAGTAATGCATTCAAAAAATTGTCTAAAAGCATACTAAGTGTCAAAGGCATGGAAACAAATGTACCAAGGCAATTACAATTCAATTATGATCATTTGAACAGTAAAAAGGTGCAACGTTGTTTCTTATATTGTGCCCTTTATCGTGAAGACTTTCATATCCCAAAAGAGGGACTGATAGTTTATTGGATTGCGGAAGGACTAGTAGATGAAAGGGGTAGTTTGCAAGCAACAAATGATGCGGGTTATTCTATACTGAATAGACTTATAAACAATTGTTTGTTGGAGACTGCTGATCATGAAAGGTGCGTAAAGATGCATGATCTTACAAGAGACATGGCATTGCAGATTACAAGCAACAATCCTTTGTTCATGATAAAGGCCGAAGAGGGATTGAGTGAATTACTAGGGGAACAAGAATGGAAAGAGAATCTTGAGAAAGTTTCTTTAATGGGtaattacatatcaaaaattCCGTCAAATTTGTCCCCAAATTGTCGAGCTCTTTCCACTTTATTGCTACAAAGAAACCCCTTAGAAGGCATTCCTGAATTGTTCTTTGTAAACATGCTTAGTTTGAAGATTCTTGATCTTTCTTACACACAGATTGCGAACTTGCCAAATTCCATCTCCAACTTGAAGAATCTCACAGCATTATTACTTAATCATTGCGAACAATTATCAGAGGTTCCTTCTTTAAAGAAACTATCAGCACTTGAAAATTTGGACCTCGGGTTTACATATATAATCGAAATGCCAAAAGGTATTGGAAGCTTGACAAAGCTTAGAAGTCTTGATCTTAATCTACCTGCACCAGTTGTGTTGCCAACTGCAATGCTTCACACACACAAGCATCTccaaaaattaagaatatattaCGGATCAATAAATTCTGAACCAGTGTTAACATCAGAAGAGGCAATTAGATTCA GTGATCAGGCACCGAAACGTTACCGTCTCCAGGTGGCATCATGTTCAGAAGAAGTTCCGGTCTCTGAATTCTTCTCTCTACCAGAATATGGTGATTACTTCCCAAATGTAGAAGGTGTTAATAAATTTGTAACATTATATACAGTTGGTGAAGGAGAAGATTTGGTTGTGCTCCCAACAAATGTTCAATGTTTAATGGTAAGAGTGTGTCCTGAAATAAGTGACATAAAGGATCTAATGCTAGGCAATTATCCTGATCTTAAATTTCTGTATCTGATGGATTGTTGGAATTTGAAGAAGTTGGTCTCACCAAAGTTGTTGCCGAATTTACAAAACTTGGAAGTGATTGAAGTTTAG